The nucleotide window aaaaggcactaGTGGCATAACTGAAGTTTCTGGCATCAGGACAAGTGCAGGGGCAAAGCTTcttcctggacaaaactccaaaGTACAGGTagcagccattgtcccttttatgAGCCCACACTCACAAAGAGCaacatatctgagattccatcaacctggttcacagtGGTTACCCCACCCAGGTGACTACCTTAGGCTCCCCACCCCTTTCTACTTAtgggtgtgcttttctacattaggccacatgcTCCTGAGaaaaggagtcaaagcagctctacctgatacatagaaacaaacacagggaagctgccaaaatgtggagacaaagaaacatggctcaaatgaaagaacagatcaaatctccagaaaaagaaccaaacaaaatggtgataagcagtctatcagatgaagagttcaaaacactgattattaggatgctcaagaaactcattaGGTATGTCAACAGCATAAAatagacccaggcagaaatgaagtttacactaagtgaactaaagaaaaaatcacagtggagtggatgaagctgagaatgaaatcaatgatttggaacatcaggaagaaaaaatattcaatcagaagagcaagaagaaaaagaatccaaaaaaaatgaggataaggtaaggaacctctgggacaactttaaatgtaccaacatttgaatcataggggtgtcagaagaagagaaagagtaagaaattgaaaacttatttgaaaaaataatgaaaggaaacttccctagtttggtgaaggaaatagacatacaagtccaggaagcacagagagtccataTACATTGGATGCAAGGAGGTCTACatcaagatgcatcataattaaaatgccaaaggttaaagagagagaatcttaaagcagcaagaggaaatcaggtagttacctacaaaggagttcccataagactaacagctcatttttcaaaagaaactttgcaggctagaagggattggtaagaggtattcgaagtgatgaaaagcaaggacctacaacctagattactctatgcagcaaagctatcatttagaatggaagggcagataaagagcttcccaaacaaggtaaagctaaaagaactcatcatcaccaagccattattacatgaaatgttaaagaaaaagaagatcctatttaagaaaaagaagatcaaaactatgaacattaaaatgccaataaattcacaattatcaacaattgaatctaaaaaacaaactaagcaaacaagcagaacaaaaaaagaatcatagatatgaagatcatttggagggttatcaattgggagggagaaggagagagtgggggaaaagatacagggattaagaagcacaaattggggCCTTGCAGATGCCACAACCTTGCACCTTCCCATGCCCAGCCATAGTCAACCCCACCATGTTCTTCAACATCACTGCTGATGTCGAGCCCTTGGGCAGCATCTCCTTCAAGCTGTTTGCAGACAAAGTTCCAAAGACAGCAGGAAACTTTTGTGCTCTGAGCACTGGGGAGAAAGGATGTGGTTATAAAGGCTCCTGCTTTCACAGAATTATTTCAGGATTTACATGCCAAGGTGGTGACTTCACACACCACAACAGCACAGGCGGCAAGTCCATCTACGGGGAGAAATTTGATGATGAGAATTTTGTCCTGAAGCACACAGGTCCTGGCATCTTGTTCATGGAAAATGCTGAACCCAACACAAATGGTTCCCAGGTTTTCATCTGCACTTCCAAGACCGAGTGGCTGAACAGCAAGCATGTGGTGTTCAACCAGGTGAAAGACGGCATGGGTATCTTTCACCTGGTGGTATCTGGTGGACCCATAGTGCTCCACAAATGGCAAGACCAGCAAAAGGATCACCATCACTGACTGTGGACAACTCTAATAAATTTTACTTGTGTTTTATCTTAACCACCAGACCATTCCTACTGTAGCTCAGGAGAGGACCCCTTCACCCCCGTCTGCTTAGAATGTTCCATAATCTTTGTGCTCTCACTGCAGTTCATTGGGTTCCGTGTTTTCCTTACACCTTCCAAGTCTAGTTGGTTTGCAGAGTTAAGtttatgattatgaaataaaaactaaacaacaacaaaagaagtacaaattggtagatacaGAGTAGACagggggtgttaagaacagtatagaaaagggggaagttaaagaacttatatgcatgacccatgaacatgaactaagaggttattgctggagggaatgggggtaccaggtggagggaagcaaatgggaaaactggacaactgtaatagcataatcaataaaatttattttaaaaaattaaaaattaaaattaaattaaaatattttaaacaattatcaAAActatatttggtttttaaatgctaatgacacattaatattcaataatagaattaattttaataaatcaacATATGGCTATCCATAAACTATTATGTTATAATaaacaattattattataataaacagTCAAAGCTCATCCTcctaaatagaaaaataggtaAGCAAGTGTGATATGCCACTATAATGTACTTACATATTGtgaattatttccactttttagctAATATAAATAATGTTCCTATAACCATTCACATGAATTTTGtgtgaatgttttcatttctcttggatatgtacctagaaatggaatttgtGGGTCATAACTCAATATATAATTGTTTAAGGAACTTCCAGGCTGTTTTCCCAAAGAGCTGCACCATTTTCCATTTACACTAGCAACATgagagggttccagtttctctacattgtcaccaacatttattatatttatattattattattgtcattctagtaggtgtgaagtggtatcttattgtggttttgacttgcattttcctagtggctaataatgttgaacatctttctgggtgcctgttggccatctttGGGTACCTGTTGGTACATCTTTGGAGAGATATgcattcagatcttttgcccatgtATTAATTgggtaggttgtctttttattgttgcatTGTAAGCAttgtttatatattctgaatgCTCAATCCTTATCAGATAAatgaattacaaatattttctcccattttatggatTGTAATCTCACTTTCTTGATTTTGATATTTGTAggacagtttttaattttaaggaagtACAATTTATCtatattcatttcttttggtGCTGTTAAGTTCCAATTAGAGACAAAAATGGATTATATACACTTAGAGAAAAGTGACTGATGGGAATAGCAGACTAGAGCTGCATCCTGTATAATGCACTAGAGGTTGTTTAGTCCTGGTCTATGTCTGAGCTACAAATAACTTCCTACTCTCAAGATTAATCCTTTAATCTATTGCACCTGTTCATTTAACAATATGCCCTAGATACTACTACATCTTAAGCGTTTTGCTAGGAGCttgggatataaaaatgaaaggcaGTCCCTGTCCTCAAGAAGCTTTATGTGTGTAACCACATAATTGCAACACTAGGTATCACTATGAGAACAATTTTAGAGACTGTGGAAGAGTTCAGATTATGGAGAGAACACATCTGGTTGGAGATTTTCATAAATGCTACTttagctgaaataattttaaaccatGGGGAAAAATAACCACCactaaagcaggaaaaaaaaacccaatataGCCACTCAAAAAATAACAGTTAAAGGAATGCTGAAGTGGGAGGGAATTTGTAGATGCCCTGTCTAAATTCAAACAGTGCAgggatgttttgtttgtttgttttttgagattttattttttatttatttttagagagaggggaaaggagggagaaagagagggagagaaacactgatcagtggccttttacatgcccccaaccagggacctggccctcaacccaagtgtgtgtcctgacctggaatcgaaccaaagacctttcagtttgttgtatgatgcccaacccactgagctacaccagtcagggctagctTTTTCCCCCTGAAACACACAGTCTTCATTTTGATCTGCATATATGAATTGATACAGCCAGGTATTCATCATTATACTCATGGCTGGTGAAACACAGccaatcctttaaaaaaaactatcctTCGTTATTAGAAAGTTAAAATTACCATGAACACCATACAGTTATGTGTTCAAAAGTTCTCCTTGAATGAGAGCTAATGAATCTCTGGAGTTCAaatattcactcaacaaacagtAATGGGCTCCTGCTGTGTACAGGTACAGTGGGAGGAGATAGGAGAGGGAAATAACCATGAATAAGACAGACATGCTTTCTTCCCTCTGAGAGCACACAGTCTGGTGGAGAAGACTGAGACATAAGTGGACAATTGTAACACAGTGTAATAAGGAAagtactctgtgtgtgtgtgtgtgtgtgtgtgtgtgtgtgtgtgtttcagagagagagacagacagacagagatgaAAAATGAATAGGAGTTATCCAGTTAAAGACAGGAGCTAGAAGCAAGAAAttctaaacagaaaggaaagtattgacaaaatgagaaaataaggtCCTTGAAGAATAGAATGATTAGGCAATGCAGGGTAGGGaagaggtgggtgtgggggaatgaGAGATAAAGCTGGAGCAGAAATAGATGATAAAGGCATGGCAATTGGGTTTgacataatcatttttatattttagattatcTGGTAGCTGTGAGAATATGTAGGATATGTAGAAAGGAAGCAAGGCAGGAGACTGAGAAACTTTTTCTATTGAATTTGTATTGAATTCTAAGCAAGATGATGACAATACCTTAGGGGGGGGCAGccagaaaaatagagagaaatagaaatgctTAGTGGATTAGAGAGATTATTTAAAAGGTAGAATCAACAAGACAGGGTGAGTAATTGGATATAGTGGGTGAGAAAGTGTATTAGGAttatccagagaaacagaaccaataaaatacatatagctATATAAGAGaagatttattataggaattggctcatgtgattatggaaGCTGAGATATGCTATGCCATCTGcaagatgaaaaatgagaaaacttggTAGTATAATTCACATCCAAAGGCCCAAGGACCAAGAGCTCCAAtgtctgagggcaggagaaggTGGACATCCCTGCTCAATGAGAGAgagcagggcggggggagggagagaattcACCctttatctgctttttttttgttctattggGGTCCTCAATGGATTGGATGATGAATTGATCTTCTTTACTCAGCCTACTGATTCTGTCGGTCTTAAACAAAGAAAGAGCCAGATATTTTTCCAACAAAATGGGTTTATTCAGGAACAATAAAGAATTGCAATTCTGGATAAGTGGTCTCATAGTGAATCATGTGGAAGTCcagagaacaaaaaagaagaatCTTCTTTTATACGGGAAAGAGGGAGTTCAGAGGGGCTACTGTAAACAGAGTCCATTAGAGAAAACTGGAAGTTCGAAGTGTAGTGGCTTTTCATTGACTGAGCTATAACACTATTTCATTGGCTGAGTGGTTGTAAGATGAGCAGATTTTCTTCCTGCTGGAGTAGTAGAGTAGAAAAACACCTTGCTGTTGGAGATGGAAAGTAGGTCTCTTCCTGTTTGGGGTAATTGGTGATGAGTGGTAGGGTGTGTGAGCTCCTCCTACAGGCCCTCCCAAGTCCAATGTAAATGAGGTTTCTGTCTATTAatcttcaaaatttaaattataatctcttctggaaacaccctcacagacatacTTAGGAAATAAGGTTTTGGCAGCTGTCTGGGAATCCTTTATCCCtcccaagttgacacataaaattaatcattagaGGAAtagagtgagggagagggagatggagagactgagggggtggtggacagagagagagagagctcacaTTTGATGCCTACAACAAGGCCTCCAGCAAACCCTGGTCAAAGTGCTGGGAAGACACAGGTGTTCATGATCTagttcctgtcctcaaggagaTGCTAATGTCACCAGCAGAGCTACTGGCACACCCTGTTTTTTTGTGTAAATTAGAATTGGTGCTACCTccaagcagtgattgtcaggtgGATTTCAGCTCCTATTTGCCCCTGCAGCCAGCCACCTTTATGTAAGGCACAACACGAACAATTGTATTTGGCAGTTCTGCtatcagaaaagaaacacaaccttggctggtgtggctcagtggattgagtgctggcctgtgaagcaagaggtagctggttcaattcccagtcagggcacatgtctgggttgcaggccaggtccccagtagggggtgtgtgagagacaaccgcaTACTTGTTTCTCTCCCacgtcccctcccttcccctctctctaaaaataaataaataaaatatttttaaaagaagcacaAACCACTCAAATACAGGGTTAGAAGAGATTGACACTGTATGTACAGTACATAAAGTCctcagaagagagggaaggaacatGCAATGAAAGTAGAAATTGAACCTGGCCCTGTCAACTGGGTAGGGTTTTCATAAGTGGAGATGAGGATGGGTACAGGGCAGAATGTGAAACATTTTCTACAAAGAATGAGACAAAAATTGAAGCAAATTGAAGGAATAATGGTAGTTCAGTTGGCAGCAGCACTAACTACAGAAGTGGCTTTTTTCCAGCCATCTTTTCACAGCAGAACTCCTTCTTAGAGCATGAAAAAAAGTTGGCTGGGttgtgcacatacacatacacacacatgtgtatgcatTTGCTTATACATAAATacccacatgcacacatactGAAAACCCCATAGAAAttctccatttttccttcctctcttctatCTTTCCCTTCCCTAGCACTTTCTAGGAAAACACATGTTTATTGGAAATAACTAAGGAGCTACTTTGCTGTTATCCATTTAGTGGTCCCTTAGGATAAAGCAGTGTGAGACAAAACAATAATGGCCCCAGACATGGCCCTGACTGCCAGACTGGGAAGTTATGAAGTTTGTAGGCAGTGGGAGCCAGTGGACTCTAGTGAGTAGAGAAATGCTACACTCCACTTTGTGTTTCAGGACAATTAATCTGCCAGTGTTGTTTTAATGGATCAAAGGACCAACCTGGGCAGAAATTTTTTGTTCAATATAAAAACttaattattttcacaaaaatatgaGTTCACTTATAATGTGGAGGAAAACAACTGTTACAAAGACCCCAGTCAGACCAGTGAAGATGCTTGTACTGTCCTCATATGTAATGCTTGTTgattaatatatatgaaaaatgctGCCATTAAAGGTGTAATAAAACATCCCAAGAGTCCATGCTATAGGAACCAGAGAGGCGGACTCTCtttccagtgatttttttcttttgaattaacaATGAAAACATTACCTTTACTTTCCTTACCTACTATTTTTGGAACATTCTATGTTTCAGCTACTTTATATACAATGTCACGTTAAATCCTCACCAaagcttttcttattttccagttgaaaactaaggctcagaggaCAGTAAGGACCTTCCCCAACATTACCCAGCTattaaggggcagagctgggattcaaaccccaaACTGTCTGACCACAAAGTTTATGTTTGTCTTAGTATAGTACAATAGCCTCCCAACCCAATtaatgaaggaggaaggaaaattaaaagtaacCAAATTAAAGTGGGCAGAATTGGCCACACTAAATCATGTCTGTTTGGCATAaggtttataaaaaaaattatggtgaAGCAACTATGGTGACAGGACATTTAGAGTATAAATTCTGAAAGTTTGTAAGGATTATCTGACAGTTTGAGCAAGGCTACACTTTGCAGATATAAATAGCTCTCTGAAAACATTTGGGGCATTAACTCCTGCCATGGTAAAGACAAGTCTTTTACCAGCATGGGTGAACACCATATAGCAgcctgggagaaagagaaaaggacccTCTTGCTCACCCAACactagtgttttcatttcctagcAACTGACTGTAATAACAGGGGTCTTTTACTTTTGCACTTGCAGCTATACATCAGCTTTCCATTGCCTAAGGTCCACCTCAACTAAATTTGGACTTTATTCCTTTCATCTCCCCTTGCCTGGAATAACAGTGTGATTAACCTATCATCAGTTTGGagtatgttatttctttattggCTTATTCAGAGACATCCTGTATGGTATTTACTTGTGAAATTATTATAATTCCCAGTGAACTTGTGTTAAATAAACCATTGGCAAAGACAATCTCAATTCCTGAGCATAATTTGCTATGCAACAAAACAAAGGGTAAAagtgaatattatttttcttcccccatTGAATCAAGCTTTTTATGTTGTTATGCTCAAAGCAAAGATTGAGCTGCATGAGTCACAATtgtattttgctgttttctgAACATATCAGAAAAATGGTTTCTGCAACTGCTTAAGATTCTATGATACCAAACAATGGAAAACCACATACCCACTCTTCTTGGGCCAAATACAAGCCAGCCTAGTGATTCCAACAGCAATGGCAGATCATCAAGTGGGTTCAAAGATCTGAAGCATCTACTTAAGGAAGAATACACcagatatgtatatgtatttctgGTTCCCATATGCTTTGTGCTTTTCCTTTGCTTAGTAATTAAATCAATATTAGAACAAACCCTTCTGCCTACCTATGTATACACTTGCACCTCCCATTCTTCAGATAAATCAGGTTGGTGTTTCTACTACAGGTTAAGGGCTGAAACAATTTGGACAGTCATTTGAGAAGATGAGGACAGAGGGAAAGACTTGAAAgtgagtataatttttttaaatccaaattttattttattgtattttttactttttaaaatatattttattgattatgctattacagttgccccattttccccccttcactcccctccaccctgtacaccctctcccacccatatcccccctttagtcatgtccatgtgtcatacttataagttctttagcttctacatttcccatactattcttaccctccccctgtctattttctacctacaatctatgctacttattctctgtatcttttcccccttctatcctcctcccactcccctgttgctaaccctccatgtgatcttcacttctgtggttctgttcctgttctagttgtttacttagtttctctttgtttttgctttaggtgtggttgttaataattgtgagtttgctgtccttttactatacatgttttttctttatcttcttttcttagataagtccctttaacatttcataaaataagggcttggtgatgatgaactcctttaacttgaccttttctgagaagcactttatctgcccttccattctaaatgagagctttgctggatagagcaatctgggatgtaggtccttgtctttcatgacttggaatatttctttccagccccttcttgcctgtaaggtctctttggagaaatcagctgacagtctgatgggttactctcctttgtaggttactgtccccttatctcttgctgcttctaggattctctccttcgtttttaccttggctaatgtaattatgatgtgccttggtatatttcttcttgggtccaccttctttgggactctctgagcttcctgcacttcctggaagtttatttcctttgccagaatggggaagttctcctttattatttgtccaaatacaATCCAACATTATAAATGTTGGAACattgaaagatgtcctggatgttcctaagcttctcctcgttttttctgaattcttatttcttcattctttcctgtctggttctttttttcttctttctggtccactattgttttgagtcccagtttccttcccaacattattggttctccgtgcatcttccttcatctcttttatggtaacctgcattttttttcatgtaatttgcacccaaaatcaaccaattctgtgagcttcctgatcaccagtgttttgaactgtgcatctgatagattggctatctcttggtcactcaaaaggatgagccctggggcattgatctggttttctgtttgagacatctctctctctctctctctctctctctctctctgggggggtctggtcgctcctgttacggtgaggggcggagccttagatgttcaccagggcaggcaccccagtagctagattgtgacgttctatgtgggggcgggagggaacaatggcggtagctctgctCTCCTGAGGCCACAgttccttcc belongs to Phyllostomus discolor isolate MPI-MPIP mPhyDis1 chromosome X, mPhyDis1.pri.v3, whole genome shotgun sequence and includes:
- the LOC114505142 gene encoding peptidyl-prolyl cis-trans isomerase A-like, producing the protein MPQPCTFPCPAIVNPTMFFNITADVEPLGSISFKLFADKVPKTAGNFCALSTGEKGCGYKGSCFHRIISGFTCQGGDFTHHNSTGGKSIYGEKFDDENFVLKHTGPGILFMENAEPNTNGSQVFICTSKTEWLNSKHVVFNQVKDGMGIFHLVVSGGPIVLHKWQDQQKDHHH